The following are encoded together in the Triticum dicoccoides isolate Atlit2015 ecotype Zavitan chromosome 6B, WEW_v2.0, whole genome shotgun sequence genome:
- the LOC119324152 gene encoding 18.9 kDa heat shock protein-like yields MSMISSMLGRRQPQQHAAGHKANGHGGGGDEVVEPVSIDILEPFMEAISLTAFGGGGCRPALGLPFSTASMDWKETPTAHVFMADVPGLRREEVKVEVEQERVLRISGQRARAVEDKGDRWHRVERSAEKFVRTVRLPPNADVDGGGVHAALDNGVLTITIPKDDGKKAYGRIIPITN; encoded by the coding sequence ATGTCGATGATCTCCAGCATGCTGGGCCGGAGGCAGCCGCAGCAGCACGCGGCGGGCCACAAGGCCAAcggccacggcggcggcggggacgaggTCGTGGAGCCGGTGAGCATCGACATCCTGGAGCCCTTCATGGAGGCCATCTCGCTGACTgcgttcggcggcggcggctgccggcCGGCGCTGGGCCTGCCGTTCTCGACCGCGAGCATGGACTGGAAGGAGACGCCGACGGCGCACGTGTTCATGGCGGACGTGCCGGGCCTGCGGCGGGAGGAGGTGAAGGTGGAGGTGGAGCAGGAGCGGGTGCTCCGGATCAGCGGGCAGCGCGCCCGCGCCGTCGAGGACAAGGGCGACCGGTGGCACCGCGTGGAGCGGAGCGCCGAGAAGTTCGTGCGCACCGTGCGGCTGCCGCCCAACGCCGacgtcgacggcggcggcgtccaCGCCGCGCTCGACAACGGCGTGCTCACCATCACCATCCCCAAGGACGACGGCAAGAAGGCCTACGGCAGGATCATCCCCATCACCAACTAA